A genomic stretch from Oleomonas cavernae includes:
- a CDS encoding SDR family NAD(P)-dependent oxidoreductase, whose amino-acid sequence MAETVLITGASSGIGEAMVRLLAERGFDLVLVARSKGKLEALAAELGAAHKINAVAMPQDLSDPNAADDLLERCDQAGLTIDFLINNAGFAHLDSFMASPVEVLLDLVQVNIAAVVHLARLFGGRMAERGRGRILNVASIAAFQPIPSLGAYAASKAFVLSLSEALAVELKDKGVTVTALCPGFTDTPLAQRATDRGFDALPIPGFLLSDPQDVAREGIDGALAGKVIVIPGVANQLAIGVTKFQPRFLVRTISGLAVKLFNRSLERTS is encoded by the coding sequence ATGGCAGAAACGGTTCTCATCACCGGGGCATCGTCGGGGATCGGCGAGGCCATGGTCCGCCTGCTGGCCGAGCGCGGCTTCGACCTGGTGCTGGTCGCGCGCAGCAAGGGCAAGCTCGAGGCCCTCGCCGCGGAACTGGGCGCGGCGCACAAGATCAACGCCGTCGCCATGCCCCAGGACCTGAGCGATCCCAATGCCGCCGACGACCTGCTGGAACGCTGCGACCAGGCCGGTCTCACCATCGACTTCCTGATCAACAACGCGGGCTTTGCCCATCTCGACAGTTTCATGGCCTCGCCGGTCGAGGTGCTGCTGGACCTGGTGCAGGTGAACATCGCCGCGGTGGTCCATCTCGCCCGCCTGTTCGGCGGGCGCATGGCCGAGCGCGGCCGCGGCCGCATCCTCAACGTCGCCTCGATCGCCGCCTTCCAGCCGATCCCCTCGCTGGGCGCCTATGCCGCCTCGAAGGCGTTCGTGCTGTCGCTGTCCGAGGCGCTGGCGGTCGAACTTAAGGACAAGGGCGTGACCGTGACCGCCCTGTGCCCCGGCTTCACCGACACGCCGCTGGCGCAGCGGGCGACCGACCGCGGTTTCGATGCCCTGCCGATCCCCGGTTTCCTGCTGTCCGACCCGCAAGACGTGGCGCGCGAAGGGATCGACGGGGCGCTGGCCGGCAAGGTGATCGTCATCCCCGGCGTGGCCAACCAACTGGCCATCGGCGTCACCAAGTTCCAGCCGCGCTTCCTGGTGCGCACGATCAGCGGCCTGGCGGTCAAGCTGTTCAACCGCTCCCTGGAACGTACCTCCTAG
- a CDS encoding DUF445 domain-containing protein, whose protein sequence is MNRHWRGHDGITGCHPLTDEEKAAALRRMKLFAGSMILLMAMLFLASRLLHDIIPWVAIPGAFAEAALVGGLADWFAVTALFRHPLGIPIPHTAIVPRNQARIGTTLGRFVATNFLKPEEVTAKLRQIDVPRIISQWLEEPDNRAKLSERMAQAVPGILDALDDEDVGRFMQTNLSARVKDIGIAPILGQIVQLLTNEGHHQRLLDELLERAHQLVHDNKELIEKRVDEQLPRWLPKAVDRAIYTRVLSALENTLTEIRSPDGPWRQQFDEATRAFVHELRTSDEMRVKGEEILHRLLANETLKQYFRNIARSLKEKIISDAKAEDSGLRRQIDSALRVYGETLARDKGIRDTLQSWIEQAVITTIVSRREQIGDWIGSIVQKWDSQTIVTKLETQVGRDLQFIRINGTVVGGLIGLCLYVVERLTA, encoded by the coding sequence ATGAACAGACACTGGCGAGGCCATGACGGCATTACAGGTTGCCACCCCCTGACCGACGAGGAAAAGGCGGCGGCGCTTCGGCGCATGAAGCTCTTCGCGGGATCGATGATCCTGCTCATGGCAATGCTCTTCCTGGCCAGCCGCCTGCTGCACGATATCATTCCCTGGGTCGCGATCCCCGGTGCCTTCGCCGAGGCGGCCCTGGTGGGCGGGCTGGCCGACTGGTTCGCCGTGACCGCCCTGTTCCGCCACCCCCTGGGGATTCCGATCCCGCACACGGCGATCGTTCCGCGTAACCAGGCCCGTATCGGCACGACGCTGGGCCGGTTCGTCGCCACCAACTTCCTCAAGCCCGAGGAGGTTACGGCCAAGCTGCGCCAGATCGACGTTCCCCGCATCATCTCGCAGTGGCTGGAGGAGCCGGACAACCGGGCGAAGCTGTCCGAGCGGATGGCGCAGGCGGTGCCCGGCATCCTGGACGCGCTGGACGACGAGGATGTCGGGCGTTTCATGCAGACCAACCTCTCGGCCCGGGTAAAGGACATCGGCATCGCGCCGATCCTGGGCCAGATCGTGCAATTGCTGACCAACGAGGGGCATCACCAGCGCCTGCTCGACGAGTTGCTGGAGCGGGCCCACCAACTGGTCCATGACAACAAGGAACTGATCGAGAAGCGGGTGGACGAGCAACTGCCGCGCTGGCTGCCCAAGGCGGTCGACCGGGCGATCTATACCCGCGTGCTCTCGGCCCTGGAAAATACCCTGACGGAAATCCGCTCGCCCGACGGGCCATGGCGCCAGCAGTTCGACGAGGCGACCCGCGCCTTCGTGCATGAACTGCGGACCAGCGACGAAATGCGCGTCAAGGGTGAAGAGATCCTGCACCGCCTGCTGGCCAACGAGACCCTGAAGCAATATTTCCGCAACATCGCCCGCTCGCTGAAGGAAAAGATCATCAGCGATGCCAAGGCCGAGGATTCGGGCCTGCGCCGCCAGATCGACTCCGCCCTGCGGGTCTATGGCGAGACCCTGGCCCGCGACAAGGGCATCCGCGACACGCTGCAAAGCTGGATCGAACAGGCGGTGATCACCACCATCGTCAGCCGGCGCGAGCAGATCGGTGATTGGATCGGCTCGATCGTGCAGAAGTGGGACAGCCAGACCATCGTCACCAAGCTGGAAACCCAGGTCGGTCGCGACCTGCAGTTCATCCGCATCAACGGCACGGTGGTGGGCGGGCTGATCGGCCTTTGCCTCTATGTCGTCGAACGGCTGACGGCCTGA
- a CDS encoding AbrB/MazE/SpoVT family DNA-binding domain-containing protein — translation MRATLTSKGQVTLPKTLRDQLHLKSGDQLDFQLGADGTTLVVRPANRRATDLIGMAARPGRAPLDLEAIDAAIGQEVAAKQVRSRP, via the coding sequence ATGCGGGCGACATTGACATCCAAGGGGCAGGTAACCCTGCCGAAGACGCTGCGGGACCAATTGCACCTGAAATCAGGGGACCAGTTGGATTTTCAGCTCGGCGCCGATGGCACGACGCTGGTGGTTCGTCCGGCGAACCGGCGCGCCACCGATCTCATCGGCATGGCGGCGCGGCCCGGTCGAGCGCCGCTCGACCTGGAGGCCATCGACGCGGCGATCGGCCAGGAGGTGGCCGCCAAGCAGGTGCGCTCGCGGCCGTGA
- a CDS encoding glutathione peroxidase: MRLHPQYKGLEALFETYGGRGLAIVGVPSNDFAGQEPGTSDEIAEFCEINFGVTFPLAAKVPVTGEQAHPFFKWIADVRPFARPRWNFHKYLFDGQGHLVEAAASFTSPQSPSLVKAIEKLLPEAGK, from the coding sequence ATGCGGCTTCACCCCCAGTACAAGGGCCTGGAAGCCCTGTTCGAGACCTATGGCGGGCGGGGCCTGGCGATCGTCGGCGTGCCGTCGAACGATTTCGCCGGGCAGGAGCCGGGGACATCGGACGAGATCGCGGAATTCTGCGAGATCAACTTCGGCGTGACCTTCCCGCTGGCCGCCAAGGTGCCGGTAACGGGCGAGCAGGCCCATCCGTTCTTCAAGTGGATCGCCGATGTCCGCCCCTTCGCCCGGCCGCGCTGGAACTTCCACAAGTACCTGTTCGACGGCCAGGGGCATCTGGTCGAAGCCGCGGCCTCGTTCACCTCGCCGCAGTCGCCCAGCCTGGTCAAGGCGATCGAGAAGCTGTTGCCCGAGGCGGGAAAATAA
- a CDS encoding lipase family alpha/beta hydrolase has translation MSVVEHEPPPPSLLLAVAELRALPELFGAINALPLLRMAPRGDGHPVLVIPGFMASDLSTVLLRRFLTHRGYPTYAWDLGRNLGPNPRVEDGLRERLVEMVREHGRKVSIIGWSLGGVYAREIAREAPQLVRQVISLGSPIAASPRSTNAWQLFERISGKSVDEVAEAYSETIFAPVDGVPSTAIFSKSDGIVAWQGCLERPGPNRENIRVRGSHCGLGHNVSALFAIADRLAQKEGDWAPFRPCGPLALLYPRAGSSRNRLSAA, from the coding sequence ATGAGTGTCGTCGAACACGAGCCGCCGCCGCCGTCGCTGCTCCTCGCCGTGGCTGAACTGCGTGCGCTGCCGGAATTGTTCGGGGCCATCAATGCCCTGCCGTTGCTGCGGATGGCGCCCCGGGGCGACGGCCATCCGGTCCTGGTCATCCCGGGGTTCATGGCGTCCGACCTGTCGACCGTGCTGCTGCGCCGTTTCCTGACCCATCGGGGCTACCCGACCTATGCCTGGGACCTGGGGCGCAATCTGGGGCCCAACCCGCGGGTCGAGGATGGCTTGCGCGAGCGGCTGGTGGAGATGGTGCGCGAGCACGGGCGCAAGGTATCGATCATCGGCTGGAGCCTGGGGGGCGTCTATGCCCGGGAAATCGCCCGCGAGGCGCCGCAACTGGTTCGTCAGGTGATCTCCCTGGGGAGCCCGATCGCGGCCAGCCCCCGTTCGACCAATGCCTGGCAATTGTTCGAACGAATTTCCGGCAAATCGGTCGACGAAGTGGCCGAAGCCTACAGCGAAACCATCTTCGCCCCGGTCGACGGGGTGCCCAGCACGGCGATCTTCTCCAAGTCGGACGGGATCGTCGCCTGGCAGGGCTGCCTGGAACGGCCCGGCCCGAACCGGGAGAATATTCGGGTTCGCGGCAGCCATTGCGGCCTGGGTCACAATGTCTCGGCCCTCTTTGCCATTGCCGACCGGCTGGCCCAGAAGGAGGGCGACTGGGCACCGTTCAGGCCGTGCGGGCCGCTGGCCCTGCTTTACCCGCGCGCAGGCAGCAGCCGGAATCGTCTGTCTGCGGCTTGA
- a CDS encoding serine protease encodes MAERLLRRAAVIAAILLGLVAGPGFAEEGKGSIRPGKPRPEAPSAPGDGDGGSGSVEGDPDNGWAAIAQGRDPRLLQLSLIWTGHFTGTANGKLDEATKQAIIAFQKSLGDRANGQLTDAQFVELLKQSSSARARVGWTTYANQELGYRVGYPAVVLTKARATENGGRMLSSADDSRRLEVEVLDPMSNPDFKKFFETIRAGGGSRQITRAEFGGTYFVFEGSEGSEHFVGRVEQRAKALVGFSFFYPASEADAAARVVNAVANEFFVPEVLGPPEPAPPDTVAGLYGKSEARPGVTPSNPDTAGPDEPTTPPRPDTPTRPDRPQVPPVADQNDQVPLPTLPMAVATQTLDPAGVFQKVKDAVWVVVAAPMRGGQPYLDDGYSQGSAVAVSAQHLFTNCHVLENQQFFGIFRNEDMSDLRPVTLKLQDVEGDRCIIRVDKPDLPSFVTIRSHADVVVGERAYTIGAPSGLDLTLGEGLVSAKRRHEGQQYVQTSAPISPGSSGGGLFDSKGNLLGITTFMLRDTQNLNFAIAAEEFLRPGPTAGAR; translated from the coding sequence ATGGCAGAGCGTTTGCTGCGTCGCGCGGCGGTCATCGCCGCAATCCTGTTGGGCCTGGTCGCAGGCCCCGGCTTTGCCGAAGAAGGCAAGGGTTCGATCCGGCCCGGCAAGCCGCGGCCGGAAGCGCCGTCGGCGCCGGGCGACGGCGACGGCGGCAGCGGCAGTGTCGAGGGCGATCCCGACAACGGCTGGGCCGCGATCGCCCAGGGCCGTGATCCGCGCCTCCTGCAGCTCAGCCTGATCTGGACCGGGCACTTCACCGGTACCGCCAACGGCAAGCTGGACGAGGCCACCAAGCAGGCCATCATCGCCTTCCAGAAATCGCTGGGCGACCGGGCCAACGGGCAATTGACCGATGCGCAGTTCGTCGAACTGCTGAAGCAATCCTCGTCCGCCCGGGCGCGGGTGGGCTGGACGACCTATGCCAACCAGGAACTGGGCTACCGGGTCGGCTATCCGGCGGTGGTCCTGACCAAGGCCCGGGCGACGGAAAACGGCGGCCGCATGCTGTCCAGCGCCGACGACAGCCGCCGGCTGGAGGTCGAGGTGCTCGACCCCATGTCGAATCCCGACTTCAAGAAATTCTTCGAAACCATTCGCGCCGGCGGCGGCAGCCGGCAGATCACCCGGGCCGAATTCGGCGGCACCTACTTCGTCTTCGAAGGCAGCGAAGGCAGCGAGCATTTCGTCGGCCGGGTCGAACAGCGGGCCAAGGCCCTGGTCGGCTTCAGCTTTTTCTATCCCGCCAGCGAGGCGGACGCCGCCGCCCGGGTGGTGAACGCCGTCGCCAACGAATTCTTCGTGCCCGAGGTCCTGGGGCCGCCCGAGCCGGCGCCGCCCGATACCGTGGCCGGCCTCTACGGCAAGAGCGAAGCGCGGCCGGGCGTCACCCCGTCCAATCCCGATACTGCCGGGCCGGACGAGCCCACCACGCCGCCCCGTCCCGATACCCCGACCCGTCCCGACCGGCCGCAAGTACCCCCCGTCGCCGACCAGAACGACCAGGTGCCGCTGCCGACCCTGCCGATGGCGGTTGCGACCCAGACGCTCGATCCCGCCGGGGTGTTCCAGAAGGTGAAGGATGCGGTCTGGGTGGTGGTCGCAGCACCCATGCGCGGCGGCCAGCCCTATCTCGACGACGGCTACAGCCAGGGCTCGGCCGTGGCGGTCTCGGCCCAGCACCTGTTCACCAATTGCCATGTGCTGGAGAACCAGCAGTTCTTCGGCATCTTCCGCAACGAGGACATGTCCGACCTGCGGCCGGTGACCTTGAAGCTGCAGGATGTCGAGGGCGACCGCTGCATCATCCGCGTCGACAAGCCCGACCTGCCCAGCTTCGTCACCATCCGCAGCCATGCCGACGTGGTGGTGGGCGAGCGGGCCTACACGATCGGGGCGCCGTCGGGCCTGGACCTGACCCTGGGCGAGGGGCTGGTCTCGGCCAAGCGCCGGCACGAAGGCCAGCAATATGTCCAGACCAGCGCGCCGATCTCGCCCGGCTCGTCGGGCGGCGGCCTGTTCGACTCCAAAGGCAACCTGCTGGGCATCACCACCTTCATGCTGCGCGACACCCAGAACCTGAACTTCGCCATCGCGGCGGAGGAATTCCTGCGCCCCGGCCCCACCGCCGGCGCGCGCTGA
- the msrA gene encoding peptide-methionine (S)-S-oxide reductase MsrA, translating into MTSCPIPTGRGLKPAEFPDPARDIAAGDGAVQTAVFAGGCFWCTEAVYTQVDGVIDVMSGYAGGTAQTADYRTVCTGATDHAEVIRIRFDPRRTSYGQLLKLFFSIAHDPTQLNRQGNDVGRQYRSAVFYADAEQQEVAVAYIAQLEAAGAFTSPIVTTLEKLDAFFEAEAYHHDYAARNPGQPYIAHVALPKVDKLRTYFPDRLKQ; encoded by the coding sequence ATGACCTCTTGCCCGATCCCGACCGGCCGCGGCCTGAAGCCCGCCGAGTTCCCCGATCCGGCGCGCGACATCGCCGCCGGCGACGGCGCCGTGCAGACTGCCGTCTTCGCCGGCGGCTGCTTCTGGTGCACCGAGGCGGTCTATACCCAGGTCGACGGCGTCATCGACGTCATGTCGGGCTATGCCGGCGGCACAGCGCAGACCGCCGACTACCGCACCGTCTGCACGGGGGCGACCGACCATGCCGAGGTGATCCGCATCCGCTTCGACCCCAGGCGCACCTCCTATGGCCAGTTGCTGAAGCTGTTCTTCTCGATCGCCCACGATCCCACCCAGTTGAACCGCCAGGGCAACGACGTCGGCCGGCAATACCGCTCGGCGGTGTTTTATGCCGACGCGGAACAGCAGGAAGTCGCGGTGGCCTATATCGCGCAGTTGGAGGCGGCCGGCGCTTTCACGAGCCCGATCGTCACCACGCTGGAAAAGCTGGACGCCTTCTTCGAGGCCGAGGCCTATCACCATGATTACGCCGCGCGGAACCCGGGACAGCCCTACATCGCCCATGTCGCCCTGCCCAAGGTCGACAAGCTGCGGACCTACTTCCCCGACCGGCTGAAGCAGTAG
- a CDS encoding PIN domain-containing protein has translation MIGLDTNVVLRLLTGDDTGQLAAARALVEAAGDRPSSFYLNHVVLAECAWALKAGYRLDRGEISRCLRALAETPAFEIEGRDVVVAAIDLYETAPADFADCLIVAKNVLAGCSHTVTFDRDAQHLPGAGPV, from the coding sequence GTGATCGGGCTCGATACCAATGTCGTCCTGCGCCTGCTGACCGGCGACGACACCGGGCAGTTGGCGGCCGCGCGTGCCCTTGTCGAGGCGGCAGGCGACCGGCCGTCGTCGTTCTATCTCAACCATGTCGTGCTGGCCGAATGCGCCTGGGCGCTGAAGGCCGGCTACCGTCTCGATCGCGGTGAAATTTCGCGTTGCCTGCGGGCGCTGGCCGAAACCCCGGCCTTCGAGATCGAAGGCCGCGACGTCGTCGTCGCCGCGATCGATCTCTACGAGACGGCGCCCGCCGACTTTGCCGACTGCCTGATCGTCGCGAAGAATGTCCTGGCCGGGTGCAGCCACACCGTTACCTTCGATCGCGACGCTCAGCACCTGCCCGGCGCCGGGCCGGTCTAG
- a CDS encoding DUF3089 domain-containing protein — protein MRRILLVSLLVIVALGIGAYTYRFELLAFMATPSGDFDASHAPPAPNYADPAAWMALPDKQDSADQVPAGAVPGDNQARALADVFFVHPTTYIDAAGWNAPWDDRSAAELGATLTQAAVFNGCCRVYAPEYRQATLAAFALDHRSQGRQALTLAYGDVERAFRYYLAHWNQGRPFILASHSQGTVHLQRLLAEVVAPDPALRAQLIAAYAIGYPLPLDRFDGPLATLKPCAGQGDLGCVLAWSSFARDGAPAFYRETAEVFDTAGPEGFRAIAGRPILCVNPVSFRLDGVLTPREANRGGTVHSITTGLPEPITAGLVAAQCLDGILRISEPEPFVYRTVLLPGRDYHAYDYALFWQDVRQDTIARTNGWFARASQTVEPDTSSIP, from the coding sequence ATGCGCCGCATCCTTCTCGTCAGTCTGCTCGTCATCGTCGCCCTGGGGATCGGTGCTTACACCTATCGCTTCGAATTGCTGGCGTTCATGGCCACCCCTTCCGGCGACTTCGATGCGTCGCATGCGCCGCCGGCGCCCAACTACGCCGACCCCGCCGCCTGGATGGCCCTGCCCGACAAACAGGATTCAGCCGACCAGGTGCCCGCGGGGGCCGTGCCCGGCGACAACCAGGCGCGCGCCCTGGCCGATGTCTTCTTCGTCCACCCCACGACCTATATCGATGCCGCCGGCTGGAACGCGCCCTGGGACGACAGGAGCGCGGCCGAGCTGGGCGCGACCCTGACCCAGGCGGCCGTGTTCAACGGCTGCTGCCGGGTCTATGCCCCGGAATACCGCCAGGCGACCCTGGCCGCCTTTGCCCTCGATCATCGGTCGCAGGGGCGCCAGGCCCTGACCCTCGCCTATGGCGACGTCGAGCGGGCCTTTCGCTACTACCTCGCCCATTGGAACCAGGGCCGGCCCTTCATCCTGGCCAGCCACAGCCAGGGCACCGTACACCTGCAGCGCCTGCTGGCCGAGGTGGTCGCCCCCGATCCCGCCTTGCGGGCGCAATTGATCGCGGCCTATGCCATCGGCTATCCCCTGCCGCTCGACCGCTTCGACGGGCCGCTGGCGACGCTCAAGCCCTGCGCCGGCCAGGGCGATCTCGGCTGCGTCCTGGCCTGGTCGAGCTTTGCCCGCGACGGCGCCCCCGCGTTCTACCGCGAGACCGCCGAGGTCTTCGATACCGCCGGCCCCGAGGGCTTCAGGGCGATCGCCGGGCGCCCCATCCTGTGCGTCAATCCGGTCAGCTTCCGCCTGGACGGCGTCTTGACCCCGCGCGAGGCCAATCGCGGCGGCACGGTCCATTCGATCACCACCGGCCTGCCCGAACCGATCACCGCGGGCCTGGTGGCCGCGCAGTGCCTGGATGGCATCCTGCGCATCTCCGAACCCGAACCCTTCGTCTACCGCACCGTCCTGCTGCCGGGGCGCGACTATCACGCCTATGACTATGCGCTGTTCTGGCAGGACGTGCGGCAGGACACGATCGCCCGCACCAACGGCTGGTTCGCGCGGGCCTCGCAGACCGTGGAACCGGACACGTCCTCGATTCCCTAG
- a CDS encoding TRAP transporter large permease: protein MFLSDPAIGVAMLVLFIFALMLGFPIAFTLMALGVGFGYYAMGDHIFQLLVQRTFSVMANDVLISIPLFLFMGYVIERANILDRLFKSIQLAAGWLPGALAVATLVTCALFATATGIVGAVVTLMGLLAFPAMLRAGYDPRIAAGVVCAGGCLGILIPPSVMLILYAATAGVSVVKLYAAAFLPGLMLTGLYILYVIIRVVLNPSLAPKLPPAERNVPLTTVIWSLLTSFMPLGILISAVLGAIIFGLATPSEAAAIGALGALILGVAYRSFSFEKLKESVFLSARASAMVCWLFVGSAVFSAVFAYLGGQAVIENAIKGMDLSPTMFLILTQVIIFVLGWPLEWTEIIIIFLPIFLPLLDHFGVDPLFFGILVALNLQTSFLSPPVAMAPFYLKGVAPKHITIDQIFSGVMPFLWIVVLSMVLFYIFPEIGMWLPGVLYGS, encoded by the coding sequence ATGTTCCTGTCCGATCCCGCCATCGGCGTGGCGATGCTGGTCCTGTTCATTTTCGCCTTGATGCTGGGCTTTCCCATCGCCTTCACCCTGATGGCGTTGGGCGTCGGCTTTGGCTACTACGCCATGGGCGATCACATTTTCCAGTTGCTGGTCCAGCGCACCTTCAGCGTCATGGCCAACGACGTGCTGATCTCGATCCCCTTGTTCCTGTTCATGGGCTATGTGATCGAGCGCGCCAACATCCTCGACCGGCTGTTCAAGTCGATCCAGCTCGCCGCCGGCTGGCTGCCCGGGGCGCTCGCTGTGGCGACGCTGGTGACCTGCGCCCTGTTTGCGACCGCAACCGGCATCGTCGGCGCGGTGGTGACCCTGATGGGCCTGCTGGCCTTTCCCGCCATGCTGCGGGCGGGCTACGACCCGCGCATCGCTGCGGGTGTCGTCTGCGCCGGCGGCTGCCTGGGGATTCTGATCCCGCCCAGCGTCATGCTGATTCTCTATGCCGCCACCGCCGGCGTCTCGGTGGTGAAACTCTATGCCGCGGCTTTCCTGCCCGGCCTGATGCTGACCGGGCTCTACATCCTCTATGTCATCATCCGCGTGGTGCTCAACCCCAGCCTGGCGCCGAAGCTGCCGCCGGCCGAGCGTAACGTCCCGCTGACCACGGTGATCTGGTCCTTGCTGACCTCGTTCATGCCGCTGGGCATCCTGATCAGCGCCGTGCTAGGGGCCATCATCTTCGGCCTGGCGACCCCGTCCGAGGCCGCCGCGATCGGCGCCCTGGGCGCCCTGATCCTGGGCGTGGCCTACCGCAGCTTCAGCTTCGAGAAGCTGAAGGAATCGGTTTTCCTCAGTGCCCGCGCCTCGGCCATGGTGTGCTGGCTGTTCGTCGGCTCTGCCGTGTTCTCGGCGGTCTTCGCCTATCTGGGCGGCCAGGCGGTGATCGAGAATGCCATCAAGGGCATGGATCTCTCGCCCACCATGTTCCTGATCCTGACCCAGGTGATCATCTTCGTCCTGGGCTGGCCGCTGGAATGGACCGAGATCATCATCATCTTCCTGCCGATCTTCCTGCCCCTGCTCGACCATTTCGGGGTCGACCCGCTGTTCTTCGGCATCCTGGTCGCCTTGAACCTGCAAACCTCGTTCCTGTCGCCGCCGGTCGCCATGGCGCCATTCTATTTGAAGGGCGTGGCACCCAAGCACATCACCATCGACCAGATCTTCTCCGGCGTGATGCCGTTCCTGTGGATCGTCGTCCTCTCGATGGTGCTGTTCTACATCTTCCCGGAAATCGGTATGTGGCTGCCCGGTGTCCTGTACGGCAGCTAG
- a CDS encoding response regulator, which yields MMTSMNRSTLTTPVYVIDDDAAIVEEVGDFLKLKGFTVQAFSVPSEALDRMLAETEPFLVVTDMQMPGLSGLDLVRELRHFGGAPRIFETILFSAFADLDRAINALKLGVLDFLVKPVDLDQLVAAIYRAAEALDQRRDAKGNDRDLSAQLAETLAKAKELTSTIEIAAGRLSRESVTLPGMTAPPLRPMGGGQPAPMATPMPRLVVNPPRTMPGQIPEEGEMLHRIKALQAARRFRDKLLPSCVDGDANWEILLYLIEQTLLHRVVSVTSACHATTLPSTTAMRKIDELVSTGWLQKRPDPSDRRRTLIAPTDLCRDRMRSYLLGLPANIGTPGFESSVPALA from the coding sequence ATGATGACTAGTATGAATCGCTCGACGCTTACGACGCCTGTCTATGTCATTGACGACGACGCGGCCATCGTCGAAGAGGTTGGCGATTTCCTCAAGCTTAAGGGCTTCACGGTCCAGGCCTTTTCGGTACCGAGCGAAGCGCTCGACCGGATGCTGGCCGAGACCGAACCGTTCCTGGTGGTTACCGACATGCAGATGCCGGGGCTCAGCGGCCTCGACCTGGTCCGCGAACTCCGCCATTTCGGCGGCGCGCCGCGCATTTTTGAAACCATCCTGTTCTCGGCCTTTGCCGATCTCGACCGGGCGATCAATGCCCTGAAGCTGGGCGTCCTCGACTTCCTGGTGAAACCGGTCGACCTCGACCAGCTCGTCGCAGCGATCTATCGTGCCGCCGAGGCGCTGGACCAGCGCCGCGATGCCAAGGGCAACGACCGTGACCTGTCGGCCCAGCTCGCCGAAACCCTGGCCAAGGCCAAGGAGCTGACCTCGACCATCGAGATCGCCGCCGGGCGGCTGTCGCGCGAATCGGTCACCTTGCCCGGCATGACAGCGCCGCCGCTGCGGCCGATGGGTGGGGGCCAGCCGGCCCCGATGGCGACGCCGATGCCGCGGCTAGTGGTCAATCCGCCCCGCACCATGCCCGGCCAGATCCCCGAAGAAGGGGAGATGCTGCACCGGATCAAGGCGCTGCAGGCGGCCCGCCGCTTCCGCGACAAGCTCCTGCCCAGTTGCGTCGATGGCGACGCCAACTGGGAAATCCTGCTGTACCTGATCGAGCAGACCCTGCTGCACCGGGTGGTCTCGGTCACCAGCGCCTGCCACGCGACGACGCTGCCCTCGACCACGGCCATGCGCAAGATCGACGAACTGGTGTCGACCGGCTGGCTGCAGAAGCGCCCCGATCCCTCCGATCGCCGCCGTACCCTGATCGCCCCGACCGACCTGTGCCGCGATCGGATGCGCAGCTATCTGCTGGGCCTGCCGGCCAATATCGGCACGCCGGGCTTTGAATCCTCGGTGCCGGCGCTCGCCTGA
- a CDS encoding esterase/lipase family protein, which produces MADRISNAFGWLRRSLLLAAESRATLELAGLAAGWALLANTPRGDGHPVLVVPEFLTGDGATWPLRRFLADRGYAVYGWEQGFNLGPRPDVMSALQARIGLLADLHGTRVSLVGVSIGGIYAREAAKSRAASVRTVVTLGSPTRPVAEDALSESAPSTLVEALRLAVGTMRERISKAPPVPTTALYSRTDGLVSWRACLEAEGPMHESVEIFSSHLGMAHNPLALMVIADRLAQAEGLWRPYRPRGFEALLGPGSAPPPAASSISQG; this is translated from the coding sequence ATGGCAGATCGCATCTCCAACGCTTTTGGCTGGCTGCGCCGGTCGCTTCTACTGGCTGCGGAAAGCCGCGCAACCCTGGAACTGGCGGGACTTGCCGCCGGCTGGGCGCTGCTCGCGAACACGCCCCGGGGCGACGGCCATCCGGTGCTGGTGGTCCCCGAATTCCTGACCGGCGACGGCGCAACCTGGCCGCTGCGGCGCTTTCTCGCCGACCGGGGCTATGCCGTCTATGGCTGGGAACAGGGTTTCAACCTGGGCCCCCGGCCCGACGTGATGTCGGCCTTGCAGGCGCGAATCGGGCTGCTGGCCGATCTTCACGGCACCCGGGTCAGCCTGGTGGGCGTCAGCATCGGCGGGATCTATGCCCGCGAGGCCGCCAAGTCGCGGGCCGCGTCCGTGCGCACCGTGGTCACCTTAGGGTCGCCGACGCGGCCGGTCGCCGAAGACGCCCTGAGCGAGTCGGCCCCCAGCACCCTGGTCGAGGCCTTGCGCCTGGCCGTCGGCACCATGCGCGAGCGGATTTCCAAGGCCCCGCCGGTACCGACCACCGCCCTCTACAGCCGCACCGACGGCCTGGTTTCCTGGCGCGCCTGCCTGGAGGCGGAAGGCCCGATGCACGAAAGCGTCGAGATCTTCTCGAGCCATCTGGGGATGGCGCACAATCCGCTGGCCCTGATGGTCATCGCCGACCGGCTGGCACAGGCCGAAGGCCTGTGGCGGCCTTATCGCCCCCGTGGCTTCGAGGCCCTGCTGGGCCCCGGCAGCGCACCGCCGCCCGCGGCCTCCAGCATCAGCCAGGGCTGA